In one Ictalurus furcatus strain D&B chromosome 28, Billie_1.0, whole genome shotgun sequence genomic region, the following are encoded:
- the ungb gene encoding uracil-DNA glycosylase isoform X2, with protein sequence MRRLAARNDPMPIGESWSIHIGTEFGKPYFTELMSFVTEERKHFTVYPSKEQVFFWTHVCAFEAVKVVILGQDPYPRQGQAHGLCFSVLRPSPPPPSLENIFTELAIDIKDFQHPGHGDLTGWAKQGVLLLNSVLTVRSREPTSHQGWGWEEFTDAVVRSLSRNLKGLVFLLWGSYAQRKGKLIDRSQHHVLETSHPSPYSAHMGFFGCRHFSKTNILLMAAGKTPIDWNAL encoded by the exons ATGAGGAGGCTTGCTGCTCGCAATGATCCTATGCCCATTGGAGAGAGCTGGAGCATCCACATCGGTACTGAATTCGGCAAACCTTACTTCACTGAG CTGATGTCTTTTGTCACTGAGGAGAGGAAACATTTTACTGTCTATCCAAGCAAAGAGCAAGTCTTCTTTTGGACACACGTGTGTGCATTTGAGGCT GTGAAAGTGGTCATCCTTGGCCAAGACCCATATCCCAGACAAGGTCAGGCTCATGGTCTGTGCTTCAGTGTACTGAGGCCTTCACCACCACCTCCAAG CCTGGAAAATATATTCACTGAACTTGCAATAGATATCAAAGATTTCCAACACCCTGGCCATGGAGACCTGACAGGATGGGCTAAACAAG GTGTTCTGCTTCTGAACTCTGTCCTAACCGTGAGAAGCAGAGAGCCGACATCCCATCAGGGTTGGGGATGGGAGGAGTTCACTGATGCTGTGGTTCGGAGCCTAAGTAGGAATTTAAAAGGCCTGGTCTTCCTGCTGTGGGGATCATATGCTCAGAGAAAAGGCAAATTAATCGACAGA TCACAGCATCATGTCCTTGAGACAAGCCATCCCTCACCATACTCTGCTCACATGGGCTTTTTTGGATGCAGACACTTCTCAAAAACTAACATCTTACTTATGGCAGCTGGAAAGACACCTATTGATTGGAATGCACTGTGA
- the ungb gene encoding uracil-DNA glycosylase isoform X1 codes for MELMSQEKNCSSGPQLTVEQLKRIEQKRHEAMRRLAARNDPMPIGESWSIHIGTEFGKPYFTELMSFVTEERKHFTVYPSKEQVFFWTHVCAFEAVKVVILGQDPYPRQGQAHGLCFSVLRPSPPPPSLENIFTELAIDIKDFQHPGHGDLTGWAKQGVLLLNSVLTVRSREPTSHQGWGWEEFTDAVVRSLSRNLKGLVFLLWGSYAQRKGKLIDRSQHHVLETSHPSPYSAHMGFFGCRHFSKTNILLMAAGKTPIDWNAL; via the exons ATGGAACTTATGTCACAAG aaaaaaattgtagcAGTGGCCCACAGCTTACTGTTGAGCAGCTGAAGCGAATAGAGCAGAAGAGACATGAAGCTATGAGGAGGCTTGCTGCTCGCAATGATCCTATGCCCATTGGAGAGAGCTGGAGCATCCACATCGGTACTGAATTCGGCAAACCTTACTTCACTGAG CTGATGTCTTTTGTCACTGAGGAGAGGAAACATTTTACTGTCTATCCAAGCAAAGAGCAAGTCTTCTTTTGGACACACGTGTGTGCATTTGAGGCT GTGAAAGTGGTCATCCTTGGCCAAGACCCATATCCCAGACAAGGTCAGGCTCATGGTCTGTGCTTCAGTGTACTGAGGCCTTCACCACCACCTCCAAG CCTGGAAAATATATTCACTGAACTTGCAATAGATATCAAAGATTTCCAACACCCTGGCCATGGAGACCTGACAGGATGGGCTAAACAAG GTGTTCTGCTTCTGAACTCTGTCCTAACCGTGAGAAGCAGAGAGCCGACATCCCATCAGGGTTGGGGATGGGAGGAGTTCACTGATGCTGTGGTTCGGAGCCTAAGTAGGAATTTAAAAGGCCTGGTCTTCCTGCTGTGGGGATCATATGCTCAGAGAAAAGGCAAATTAATCGACAGA TCACAGCATCATGTCCTTGAGACAAGCCATCCCTCACCATACTCTGCTCACATGGGCTTTTTTGGATGCAGACACTTCTCAAAAACTAACATCTTACTTATGGCAGCTGGAAAGACACCTATTGATTGGAATGCACTGTGA